One Chelatococcus sp. HY11 genomic window, GCAAGCCACCATTGCTCCTGCGATGTGCGGCTTGAATCACGGCCGCGATCGCATTATCGTCGGAAATCTCGAGGGGGTGGGCTGCAATTGACGTAATCTCTTCGAGATCGCTAACAATCGCTCTCGCCTTCGCCGCGCTGCTGCGATACGTAAAGTCGACATACGGCCAGTTGACTGCCAGACGCCTTACGATGGCGCTCCCCAGTCCCCCTGTCCCGCCAAGGACAAGCGCGCCTCCATCTTCGCGCATCATTTTCCGGCGCTCCCAACGGGATGCCAGCGGCCATCGTTGTCGGATTTATATGGCGATGCGATCTCGATCAAAACACCATGTGCGCTCTTTGCAGATGCCCATCCCCACTTTTGCCATTCCTCTTCATCGCCGTAGAACAGTTCCTTCGTTGGGATCTTAATTCCCTTCGCCTCGAGTTGGTCCAAGGCCCCCGGGACGTTCTTGGTCGTGAAGCACAAATGATGCACATGCTCACCCCGCTGCTGCAAGCGATCGTATAACGGAGTGTTTGGAGCCGGCTGCATCAACTGGATCTCGGTGCCGTGATCCGCTACAAAGCATGCCCACCGCAGGCCGGCATCTTCGCCGCCACCGAAGGAGTCGTATTTCACGATTCGCTTCTTGAGCTGGTCAGGGTCTAGCACTTCGAGGATTTGAGTCCAATCATCGATCGCTTTATCGAGATCGTGGACAAGAAGGCAGACATGAGCAAACGGACCAGACGGCATGAAAACCTCGTTATATTAAGGTGGTTGTTGACTAGAAGGAACGCGGCAAGCCGAGGCTTTCCGCAATTGAGTTGCGCACCATCTCGTTGCTGATTGGCGAGATGCGCAGGATACGGTGGTCGCGCCAATAGCGTTGCATGTCAGTTTCCGCCGAATAGCCCATACCGCCGAGGATCTGGATGCCGAGATCGGCGGCGCGACCGACCGCTTCAGAAGCCATCATCTTCAGCATATTCGCCTGCTGCCCGCATGGCATGTCGTTTGACTGGAGCCAAGCCGTGTAGTGGAGCATCAGTTCGGTCTGCTGACGCCAGGTCGCGATATCAGCGATATAGTGTTGGATCGCTTGGAACTGACCGATCGGCCGGCCGAACGCCTTGCGAGTCTTGGCGTAGTCGACGGCGTCCTCGAGAACGGCATCAATAGTGCCGAGGCACTGGGCCCCCACAAGGATGCGCTCATTGTTCAGCGTTGGCAGCAACA contains:
- a CDS encoding VOC family protein — its product is MPSGPFAHVCLLVHDLDKAIDDWTQILEVLDPDQLKKRIVKYDSFGGGEDAGLRWACFVADHGTEIQLMQPAPNTPLYDRLQQRGEHVHHLCFTTKNVPGALDQLEAKGIKIPTKELFYGDEEEWQKWGWASAKSAHGVLIEIASPYKSDNDGRWHPVGSAGK